ctgtTATACGATGatatttttaagcagaaaagaaaacgatttaatagcttgataaataatgaaacagatattattaaagctttcaaaactgaaatgtaagttaaaataatatttagaaatattttttaaaaatttgttaaagtcTGGGGTGAAGGCAATGGACATCAACTGAATATATCATAGAaaaggctaatttttttaaattttaaaatagcataaaattccttttgtgtgataacattttaagaaattttcattaaaatccttcgaaatttcacttcatttttcaTTGATTCTATTTCTTCttgatgtttctaaaaaaattgcactGGGGTTCACATTTCCATACTCCAAAGTAATTTGTGTCAAATTCGTTTAGTTGAATCAAACAGTTTAGCTTGTAATGAGCAAATAGAGAGGCAGCTCCATTTTTGTTTTTGGCATTGAATTCTTGAGATTTAATAGAAATCCTTTTTTTCgtataaaatgcttcaaaaaaaatatcttaattattcttataaaatctttcctcaaattttcaaggaaattttgtgaaattttctgtGGATGTTTTTGATGTATTAATACTTTAACcgactcaaaattaaattaaattattaattaataatcctaattaaattattttctggaaCTTCTAACCAATCACATATAGGGCACTTTTCGGCTTGTTAGTCTCtatgtttaataatatagttttaaatattaacattttaactatatttttcttaatagtaATGGCTTTTATAATGACCGTGTTTTCAGacttattctaaattaatttgataagatAATTATTGAAGCACAACATGCAGTatcgttcaaaaattttttaataacgaCCAATATATAAGTATCATTAAGGAATTATAATCAATAAGCAacaatcaatgaatttttttaagtttcaatgttgaaataaattataaatgggCGTGGATTTTTTCACAGAGGTATAATGGCCTCTAAGGATTTTTTTCACAGAGACAGACACGGTGAGATGCATTCCCTTTCTTTATTAATAGAGATGGAGAAGatcccaaaaatataaaaatgaaattacgcaatctctattttttttaaaatgttgttacggagaattcaaaattttttcgtGAGTTGTACAGCGAAGCAAATCAAAAGTTTCAATAACAGAGAAAAACGTTTTATCCTATATgaaagcctgaattttcagtaggAAAGTagtattttcagtaaattttaatacGAAGATAGTAAATCAGTAATAAACAATTGCAACAGCATAAAGCATTTAGGATGAACTCGTTGGAGATCAATGCTCTAAAGAGAGATTGGCTTGAACTCAATTCAACTCCTCCTCGTCTGGTTTGTACAACTTTGTTTTTATAGCTCCCATAACAAGGCATCGAACGTTCTAGAACAAATGTAGGAATTCGGGTACTACGTTTGCGAGAGTCATCGttaagattcttgaatattctggCCCCGTCATTTTTATTGCCTACATCTTTTTCAAGTCGCCAAATAGTCACCAAGACAGAAAGGTTCATTGACCCGATATCCATTCAACATCCATTAgagctatttataaaattattttttaaccatcAAATTAACTGCGCAGGGAAACAATATtgcaaattcgtaacaatattttcatgaCCTTTCTCATTTAAAcgcttttaaagttttaatatccCATTATTAGATATATTATAGACATTTATTAGATTGTCAACTTAGTGATGCCAATAGGTtcgcttaaattttttaaaagaacaattgaAATCGAATGAAAGTTTTAgatcaaaaatataatgtttcgttggtaaaacatcaaataatttctttcggAAAAATAATTGGTGAAATATGGTGATTACAAGCGCATATATTGATAAGATATAACCTCTTATCAATATATGCAAACATTAGCTGCCGGAGAGCTTTCTTCACATTGTTAGTCTTTttcctaatttaatatatttatagttaccaataattttgattttgatgattataaaCGCGATCTTAGGCTAATCGACTGTAATTACtccttttaaaagtaattttttttctttgtgtcaTTGCATGTAtattggaatgaaataaaatttacactaGCAGTTGTTATTTctgtaagaatattttcaaaacaagatgattataaatatttttcttaatttctatttttgcagATGCTTGTTCTAATGAGACtgactttttttctcattttgtttgATTGGGCCAAGTGTTCACATTCCAAGCAATGCCCTGCCGTGTACGAAAGATTCCATGCAAATCACACTTTCTGTCTTcaaccaaataaaaaatgtaatattaaacgCTCTGGAGTTcgtagaaaagaaagaaagcttaTTCTAAAAATTCACAACACTTACAGAGATATTATTGCGAGAGGAAAAGAAAACAGAGCTGTTGGCGGCGCCCTTCCTAAAGCAGCTGATATGATTCAAATGGTAAGATTTATCATCGTACTGAATCTATaacaaaaatgtcaatttttaattaaattattaatttattgaatttatcctTTTGACCACTGAAATCAGCAATATGACAGACACTGGTATTTGATCAATAAAGATATTATGttcattttgaaagataatcGCTAGACAATAGCTGGTGGTAGATATGCATCGCTACTAAGAATATACAGTTCGTTACTAAGGTTCCTGTGTGAACATCTAAAATCACAGCCCGCAATTCggcttcaagaatattttttgaagtgcTATGCAAACAAAGTCCACAGTATTCATGAGATGCAGGATCTTCTTTGATATTCTCAAATATTGTCCTTATTCTGGGGTAATTCTAGGAAATAGAAGTCCATTAGTGTGGAAAAGGATAGTTGTCAACATCTGTAAGGAATGTTATTGGCAACAAGTCATTTTATAAGATATTGTCGTTATTCTCCTCAAAACGAGATATCTGAAAAGGTGGATTTCCAAACATAGTAGGTATACGgtaggtaataaaaaaaatccgcttttttttattgttttggaaagaaattctTTCAGCGAAGGAAAAATTCAATGTACAAATAACGGATAAAGACTCTTTATACTACACGAATACATAGTAATGAAGTCAAGCCGAAGTTATACAAGGACAGCACTTGAAATAAACAACAGAATACAAGCAGCAAATCGATTTTAAGTAACTGTAAGAGCACAAGATTTCAGCGAAAATTTGCTGAAGATCAATATTTCTAAGAGAGAATTCGCCCCAATACTCGCTTGAGTTGAACTCAACTATTGATTGCTAACTCAACTGTGCTTCTTATATCTCCCGTGACAAGGATAGTCGAATGTGTATGCAAAAATTCTCGAATATTTTGGAtcattgatttctttttgttgccaaagtcgttaaatttatcatcaaataGCCAAGTTTGTCGTCAATACCCAGATTATCGACCTGGAGTTCATTCTACATTCGTTggagttatttataaaattaccttccttataatataattataataaaaatattagttatatataaaattaccttGAAATTGagcaggaaagcaatattacaaattcgcaGTAATATGTATAGTGAGTGCTTTCTTCACTAGCTACAGTACAATGGGTATATGAGTATAAGAAAGGATGGCGTAGCAATTAGCTTTTAATTAGTCAAAACGCTGGAacttaaaacattcataaatggCAGGGAATTAAAGGttgcaaaatcaattttatatctgCTGCTTCtggtattttaagaaatttaaatgtgaGAATCTGATGTTTCTTGTCAAGGAGTTTATCTGTCTCATCGAACAATAACGGGACTgacatatttttcactttaaagcTCAATTTCCCAGATATTTTCTCCCGTAGaagtttaaataattcttcacTGGTTGTAACTATTTTGGACAAAGTAAATGTTCATAAAGGGCATTTCCACTTTTAGATAGGAAAGCTAATGGTTTCAGTTTCAGCAATTATTGTTCTTTCTTGTGAAAACTGATGTTTTCAAGCTGATCCTTGAAACGTGATTTTCACATGGAAATAATTCTTCAGCAATACTTGACATAACTTTCTTTACTATAAATGGGGAAAGTGCGTGAAGAATTTCACCTACTGTCATTCTTTTATCAACAAAAAgggatttagaatttttataataaatttggtaCAATTTGCCTATTGAAGAGGATTTgctctctttcttttcttttttatctgtgTGATATTGATGGAGATTTAGACCCAACAGCATCGTCTACCACTGAGCCCAATAAACGATGGGTCCACTGTATAGTGTGCGCGAGATAGTGCATGCCACTACATTCTCAGGACAATTAGCCTCGATCGGGATGCGTCAGTCGATATGAAGTGTGGGCTGTACACCAAATAGGCAACCATACGAACCTCATCACCGTATCTGATTTACTTCTCTAGAAAAATGAAGGAGTAGCTTTCTAAAAAAACTTGTTACTGGAGACgagatttaaattttgtgttaaaatgtgCATCGAAACACACTTTGCCTAAGGACAATAAACCATCAATAGTCGTGAAGGCTGGACTTCTTACTAGAAGAAAGTCCTTGAAGCATCAATTTTGCCAATTATTCCAATCATTTTGATAACATGAAAGCAACTATAGCAGAAAAACAGCTAGAATTTGTGAATGAAGAAGCATCGTTTTTTCTTGAAGACGATTCAAAGTCACATGTTACattggcttttaaaaattttttttacaatttaattgtcACATTTTACCGTACTCGCCGTAATACCCAGATCTTTCTCCATTCGATTATTAATTGCTCATGGCATTAGAAAAGTGTCGCCATATTAAATGGTTCCACTCCATAAGCgatgtaaaaagatattttgctGTAATggcttaatgtttaaaataacaaatatcatacactaattgcatattaaaaaaagaaagaaatgtatagAACATCCTAGTATGACGTATCTTGTTTTGGATGGTTTTAGTTTTCAGTAATAAAGAAATGCTATATTTTGAGGTActccatttttattctttacctaatttttattctttacctttaaagaaaaaaagctataaaaagtTCCCTATATTTTTATAGGTATGGGACAAAGAGCTTGCAGCTATTGCACAGAAATGGACAAATAATTGTGAATACAAACACGATTGTAGAGATGGATGTCGCACTGTTGGTATGTAAACATTAACGAAATTATTAGATCCATCcgaaaattaaatagcatttaattttctgatgaatGAATTAAATGGCATTTAATTCGAAGAAACATTGAATAAATAGactaattcttttggtgttaatttattgatgaaataactgctaattaaaaaaaattggaataaaaaattaattgatttataatgaaaaaagagTGACCACAAAGTAATATTCATTCTgagaaagaaaactaaatatacGTTGTCTTGGAAATTGCCAGTTTTGTGTGTACCGTGTTTCAGTGATGTGGAAATCGTTGAATGCCTGAGCAGTGCTAATTCTATTAATGGTTCTGATGGAgcatttattcattaaagaattCCTGGAACAGTTTGATAGCTAATAGCAGGAAATAGCTctgtgttattaattttttttaattcactttgcttgttttgccattttatttttggGCTATAAACATGCCACGTGAACTGAATTCAgtaatcgaattttttaattaaaaatcataacattTATGTCTTTATATTACAATCCTgacaataaaatataagtattacaataaaaagtaaaatctgaTTGAAGGTTAAAATAGGCTTCACATTATCAAATATCTGCAacgttataaatatttctttaatagtgaaatgaataaaagaaactgaaatcaTGGCAAATGATTTACTAACAATATAGACGCAGTAAGTTTTTTAAGGAGATTTCAATATACCTTAAAATAGCTATAATATCAAAATGAGGCAAACAtttttggatttaattaaaagtttcttataatttaattataaactgcattttttaaGCAAAGAATTTACAGCAAAATTTGgaactttaaattttatcatgtgagaacatgatgttgttttggttcgaggtttttgaagcctcaaaatgcgtaggcaataAATTGGCGAtctatcgcttttgaggcatcaatttttcgcttttagggttattatcGCCacctaaagttacaacttggtgcGAATGTccaactttcattttcaatttttccagctggaaaacaaagttttggagctcgaccgattttgagatgaaaaaaccccatcgtttttcaaaatatctatacatgcgtaatctgatagtctcgtaaTTGTTTcaatccggtttaaactggttaatgacttaaattaattaagacaaataatgacttaaaagtaataatgttctcacataataacttgaaatttgagatcgcagatttcatttttaaaaaaatcttttctgttGTTCGTGCTTTTCCAGACCGTCTGAATGGgttcttaatattgcaaaaagtgcgattccttgtttatttttatttttgtgaatatgcgtgttatttttaggaaaataCTTATAAGTGTTCAACATagcaaataaaatcattgttGGGAATTTCAAATGCCTTCATCTGCCTTCTGTGACATGGAAGAAGcaaaaataccatattttttaaCTTCGTCTTTTCTTGATTTACCACCGTGATGGAATTTTCAAGGTAAAATGTgtgtttaattgcattttttacgTAGTAGAAAACAATTCGTATAGACTTTctaaagaaattcgaaaaaatgcatttattcaaaaaagttCGGATATTCTTAATAACAGTATATGAAGAAGAATTATGtgacatttgaaatatttgtttatttttactgtttttcagATAGCTTCAGGGTTGGACAAAACATTGCCAGACACGGCTCATCATGTTCTAgcaaaaaatgttcaagaaaggaaaaaaaggagaTATACAAACCTAATTGGtcagatatattaaaaacattttacgaTGAGGTACTGATTTACAAGACCAAATGGTTCAATAATTATCAGACGAGAAGTGAACATATTGGTCATTTTACTCAGGTGTGTATCATTTTACACCAAAGAATAGATTACAATTTCATAatcgtatattaaattaaaagctaaTCTGCTGAAATTATTCTGTTAAGTTTATCATTTAAATCTGCAAAAATACTTTttcgttttaattgaaatttaaatttttaaaaaaatgaggcattttgaacaaagttttaaaaaattttctaaaataatcccAAAGGCTTACCTCAAAATTACgcctttaattttcatattattttacagtgcaaatttaatttgcaaagtgATAGCGGCATTGACGAATtcgatgaaaaaaatacaaatactgaaaaatgcaagaaatttgtTTCTAACTCTATTAATGAACATAGATCTAGAGATCCTTCCAGTAAATGTCATGCTCTGTTGGCGATAGGTATAAATGTAAGGGACTGAAGCAATTCAATAGATTCTCTTTCTAGAATGTTATCGCATATAAtgcatttatgcattttatgtaaTGTATGTTTCTAATTCCTAGTAATGCTGTGCTTTGTGGTTGTGTATCTATGATTCCTGTTTTTCGCGGAACAGGGCGTCATTTCCCATTATTCAGCttactgtattaaatttattgtacaCCACTTCGATGATATCCATAATTCTACATTGTGCTCCGGTTTAAATTTAGCCAGGGCATCTTAAATTTTCTGCTAGAGATATCACatcgtttataaaataaataaatgtttattcttcttcccatttctttgttattttataaattttacgaGAAGAATTCGGAAGTATTAGAAATTTGATGTTATACTCTTTGTAgacaatattttcacaatttaggCCTCATATTATATGACTGAatcacaaataaattatattttattaaatgtgaaataaaaacaatggTTCTAAATTTAGCTTATTGTGAAGATCATAGGATTCACAAATAACCGTTAAAGTATCATAAacatcttaaaattgttttttaaaggatGAAAGATAGCAACTCTTAACGACGGTCGAATGACACTTCCAGATTTTAacgttaagattttatttaaaattaagaaaacctCACatcttttatatgaataaattcataaatttcttgatctatattggaaaaatttattatctgttCGCCCTTATTTGGAGGGTTATAGATTTATTTGGAGggttatagatttatttgaaggGTCTTTTATTTTAGAGTCATTATCATATCCTTGCCTTTCCATGAAATGTCGTTAACTTAAATTTTAGCAACACTGAAGTACTATGCAATTTTGTTTGgtttaattttcttgcatttgtttttagattctaatattattcattttacattgaTTTCCTAATATCCTATCTAATATATACATTTccctttatttttgtttcgtttctcACAGGAAATTGGTCATAAagaggttttaaatatttttcttcaactactggataaattatttttaaggtctAATTTTATATGAAGCTGTGTAAGCAAACACTTGTTTTGGGATTAACCAGAATTTTCCTTTCATTGCATTTGATTCCAagatttaaagttttctttgacGGCCATTCTTTCGTAATGCATCAATTTCTATTTAAGTTGTCCCATTCGCAAAGAAAAGAGGCAATATTGAGCAACCTCTCtattttttatcaacattaaaaGCACCTTCAGATTACTACAATTTGTATAAAAGGAGCAATGTTGTTCAGCCTCTCTGTTTTTTATCAACATTAAAGGCACCTTCAGATTACTACAATTTGTATAAAAGGAGCAATGTTGTTCAGCCTCTCTATTTTTTGTCAACATTAAAAGCACCTTCAGATtactaaaatttgtataaaaggaGCAATGTTGTTCAGCCTCTCTGttttttatcaacattaaaaGCACCTTCAGATTACTTCAATTTGTATAAAAGGTGCAATGTTGTTCAGtctctctatttttttatcaatattaaaatgactttCAGATTaccaaaatttatagaaaaagagCAATGTTATGCAACCTctctatttttatcaatataaaaatcacCTTCAGATTACCATGATTtgtagaattttgtaattgaaactGACAATTCATTGAAGATCAAATCAAGGTTTTCATAGCACTTTTTCAAATGATCTGTATGCCCTACAAGCACagacgacgaatttggcgactttagaGATAAAATAGAAGATGCACAAGGATtaaagaattttggcgatatctcCATTTTATAACAGCACCACTTTCTGACTTCTTTCATGgggatcaataaaaaatttccaactCTCAATTTGTAATGTATTTCGAAACTTATCATCAGATCAGcaatattttcatgataaaacAGAATAGTTAAAGAACAATCAGGGCAAAGACAGTATGTGCATGatattatctattaataaaattgagaTAATTGCATTTAGATTCTGATAACACTATGcatgagaaaagaaaatatcgttcaagtttttaagaaaactttaatgTTGACTTCAGTACATCAAATCGTTGTTTAACAAGCAAAATCGTCTAtcatagttttccaaattttgcaatagaaaaaagaaaatctgaaattttcacAATCATTTACGGTTTCTTTTCACTACAGGAAAGAACATGCTATGTTATGTTCACACCAGATGTGAACTATTCGTTATTGGTTgctaaaattcagttttgttttCCTACCCATTGTAAATTTAGGAGCTCGAGAAATTTAGGAGCTTCTTTATCACAATCCAAGTATATTTTCacctcttttaaaaataaaactgattttgaatCGAATCTTAAAGAGTCTCTTTTCttcgattttttatttcttcttgattttaTATACCTTTTTCAGATAATATGGTCTAGATCATGGAGAATCGGATGTGGGTACACAGTCTACAAAGAACAAAatgtgtattataaattttatgcttgCAATTATGGACCTGCGTGAGtattatatgcttaaaattatattcttattttaaagtgtCATCACAcggtcaaaatattaaaaaaatagttgtttaaaaattttttttttatgtaaaaatataattatgaaggcattttagtattttaagcgaattcaaaatattaacccTCACCTTCATAAAAGTGAACATTTAGTTCAATATTTAGAGGTGATTTAttgatatattgttttttatatttattggcaGAATCAAAGAATCTTATACAATAACTATTGTATAAAGATCATTATACAATGACTATTGTTTGAAACTTGATTTTGCATCGCAGAAAAGTAGTGCAATATTGAACaagtacataaaatttgattttcacaattgtgtgtttgaaataaattttcctaaaGAAAGAATGTATTTCCACAACGTGGAATCTTTTAGAATGTTTAGTAATGCTGACCAAACTGCAGAAGTTACAAACATGATTTCCCAATTACCGGTATTCTTCTTGGAAACCCGTTTGTCGGCAACCGTTGTTGGTCGTTTGTTGGACCCGTTTGTCAGCAATTGCAaactacaatatctttattttccttAAGTGTtatagaaattgatattttaatttatttttaaatacactcATGATAATCATATTGAAACCCAATAATCCaaaaaaatttggcacagatttcAGTGTAACAACTGGCATTCATAAAATTCTACATGGTCTTCATGAACTGCTACAATCAGATCATGATTGATGTCAAGAATTTTGCAATTTGGTTCTTATTCGAATAGAATCATATCCctctatttttggaaaatataggACAGACAAATGTCGCGcaatcaattaatttcaaaatgaatgccAACATTAATTAACAAAACAATCACTTTTGGAGCCTGTAAAATGTATTCTTTGCACAAGAGGTCCATCATCAATGGCAAATTTCTAGTAATATGTGGTGTGGAATTTTCAGAAGTTCGCTTGTTGATCCGATTTTTTGCATCAGAATGCAGAATATTAATTGGCATATTCAACTCGTTTTCAATGACATCATGTTAAATTAGTGGCCGAATTGCTTTACAATACTTCTATATGTGTGGTTGCAATTAGTTAATGATCCTCTTCACTTCACTTTAACTATAGGATGATGGTAGAATGCTGAATATTCAAACAAATAGATTGCTTTAGAAAGACTTGCTGATCACCTCAATCGAAgcctttgatttttatttatttatttattttgggtttttatattttttttctgtgtataatatGCTTTACCTAGAAAGCAGCAAAtctttgtcaaaaaattcaagaaGCCTGTCTTGATGTTAAATGGATGAACTGTGTGCGTAATTATTGTGAGAAGTTGCAGTTTTGTATAGATTTTGAAGATGTTCATActgaacaatatatttaaatacttccatTATTGCACTATttgaccatttttaaaatttaataagagttaataaatgcatcatcatttttttattctgtttttttaataatttgttgtaaTGCATGTTTTATTCCTGAAACCAGCAAAAAAATTCTCACAAACACTAATCTGAAACATGAAAAactgatttaagaaaaatttggcCTTTACATATCTCGTCAAATATAACTGATGTAATCACCAAATTTTCCATACTTGTAGAtgagttaagaaaaatattttactaattaaaactttttcagtaaataattttgaacgacttttttaaagtgaacttgcttttatataattaattacccGTTTAATTTAACGAAATTGTGCTATTCGAAACTTTTAtctgattgaaatatttaagaaaataaattaaattacacttTGGGGCATTTTGCATGCATAGATGCTTATGGCTATGACCACAGTTGGTAACTATGAACTGCAAATGCATCATTTTGTATAACTTGTAACTATGAACTGCAAATGTATcatgttttttttcaaatgggATCCATCCCGTCTGATAGCAAAGACATACGAGACGAGAAATCCACTCAACGGTCTACCATGAATGGAGctcttacatttaattaaaacaaaataaatgaccGGACATTCTTCCATTGCATcgtaaaagttgaaaaaagaagATCTAGTCTTCTATTGTTCTCACCATCTGCTACTGGTCAAAATAATGgaatctattataataaaatcctATTCAGACATCAAAACGAGATATCAATTCCAAAAACAGCCCACATCTATGCAAATTAAAGAGTGAGCAAAAACTTTCCAACCAACTTAAAGAAGTAATGGAACACCAGTGATGAGGTGTTTTAGATGGAGTACCCAATCTCACAATCTCCAACgtctaatctttaattaattaaaacctaGTTGATATTGATTTAACCATGTGATCGtgaatattaacaattatttacttattagaGATGTGCTAGGAAAGAGTTTTATAGggtcgggatagcctggtttGTAGAGCggtggattcgcgtcccttaggttgcgagtcggccgaagattccccgcgtttTTGGTGGCTGACGCACatgtaaatctgtcgtggtcataaagtcctccatgtcgagagtaataccactggtatcaggggtgatcgttctctgattcaggtctcaATTACGGTCTGTGAATAAAATGCgcgaatgaagtccgccccgtaaaaaggggtgtGACGTGTGTgtgctaagtcgttctcttgaccctagatgacggcactataaaaacaagagacgctcccgtTCCGGCTTAAAAtctctgtcttcgtaacagcgggcttgtccatggcaagtgccattagaaacaacaagaattttatattaatattttttacaatatattcatACACATCCATTATCTAATACGCTTCTATATTCATGCTCTCTTTCGTAAATCAGTAACAGGCGAAAAAAAGGTTATTTGTTTGCCTGTGTATAATAGCTGATATATTCGGCTCAGCTGGTCCGGTTTAGATGATTGTCATAAGAATGGTagaaattaataaagatgaataaataacattatcagcattaaataacttttttgccaaaatttcaGTGTCAGTTAAGCAGGAATATCtcttataaaatagaaattatttactcgaaatttttttatttaattttatattgattatagaATATCTATGACTTTTAtgcattaaaagattaaataaaaggGAGTATATTTTAATACGTGAGTCTATACAAATGTATACGTCACACAGGTATAGAATGCGTGTTCACTAATTCATTTAAGATCGTTCGTAATACATATACGTATAACCAACCTACGCAAGATCAATtcaaattattacttataatacattaaaatacaatataataaataaatatagtatcagcaaaatataatattaaaaacaggacaaaaaTTGGAATATAAAGCGATtctacaatttaattatatacaaaattcatgaaaaaatttctaaagatctaagtaattaaaattttattgcaaatacacacataaagttattaaaattgtttgctAAGATGTAAACACGATTTATGTATAGATGCAATTactc
Above is a genomic segment from Argiope bruennichi chromosome 1, qqArgBrue1.1, whole genome shotgun sequence containing:
- the LOC129974301 gene encoding CRISP/Allergen/PR-1-like, which produces MLVLMRLTFFLILFDWAKCSHSKQCPAVYERFHANHTFCLQPNKKCNIKRSGVRRKERKLILKIHNTYRDIIARGKENRAVGGALPKAADMIQMVWDKELAAIAQKWTNNCEYKHDCRDGCRTVDSFRVGQNIARHGSSCSSKKCSRKEKKEIYKPNWSDILKTFYDEVLIYKTKWFNNYQTRSEHIGHFTQIIWSRSWRIGCGYTVYKEQNVYYKFYACNYGPAGNVINEPLYKEGAPCSACPTNSCCGRSCGKKMKYPGLCKMKKSKKTPIYLRKIDDLLFFCDFEPKTKDCASEVTGIKSWKHKDTFAGSYDSIELKGGQTTNRTFKKEIKPSTSGFCLKIIYRKSASKAAKTDIIEASFEIEITTSNKIISKQLKTSIDFLSYEISLGWNSNTKVAIILSVPPGGKPHIFDLKEILAHDDKCGSRDI